From Kangiella sp. TOML190, one genomic window encodes:
- a CDS encoding electron transfer flavoprotein subunit beta/FixA family protein produces MKILVAIKRVIDANVKVRVNADNTGVETANVKMSMNPFCEIAVEEAVRLKEQGVASEIVAVSIGPQQAQETLRTALALGADKAILVKSDDDLESLAVAKVLKNIVEKEEPQIVLLGKQSIDSDNNQTGQMLGALLGWGQGTFASQVKVEDGKATVTREIDGGLQTVALGLPAIVTTDLRLNEPRFASLPNIMKAKRKPLDEIAIADLGLDVAPRTETLQVSNPPARKEGIKVETVAELVDKLKNEAKVI; encoded by the coding sequence ATGAAAATTCTAGTTGCGATCAAACGTGTAATTGATGCGAATGTAAAAGTTCGCGTTAATGCTGATAACACTGGCGTTGAGACAGCCAATGTCAAAATGTCGATGAATCCCTTTTGCGAAATTGCAGTTGAAGAGGCGGTGCGTCTAAAAGAGCAGGGCGTAGCTTCGGAAATCGTTGCGGTTTCAATTGGCCCGCAGCAAGCCCAAGAGACGTTGCGTACGGCGTTGGCGCTTGGTGCTGACAAGGCCATTTTGGTTAAATCTGATGACGATTTAGAGTCTTTGGCTGTTGCGAAAGTGTTGAAGAATATTGTGGAAAAAGAAGAACCACAAATAGTCTTACTGGGCAAACAGTCGATTGATAGCGACAACAACCAAACCGGTCAAATGTTGGGTGCCTTATTAGGTTGGGGCCAAGGAACTTTTGCTTCGCAAGTCAAAGTTGAAGATGGCAAAGCGACAGTGACCCGTGAAATTGATGGCGGTTTGCAGACGGTGGCATTAGGTTTGCCAGCTATCGTGACCACGGATTTACGTTTGAACGAGCCGCGCTTTGCCTCTTTGCCAAACATTATGAAAGCCAAACGTAAGCCCTTAGACGAAATAGCGATTGCCGATTTAGGCCTTGACGTAGCACCGCGCACTGAGACTTTGCAAGTATCCAATCCGCCAGCGCGTAAAGAGGGCATCAAGGTGGAAACGGTTGCTGAATTGGTGGATAAATTGAAAAACGAAGCGAAGGTGATCTAA
- a CDS encoding electron transfer flavoprotein subunit alpha/FixB family protein, with protein MTTLVIAEHNNEQAQASTFNTIAAASQLSGDTVVLVAGHDCQAVADQLAQAEGVNKVLVADAEHYAHLLAEDVEKLVLSMAEDYSHILAPASTFGKNCMPRVAALLDVQQISDITKIDSDDTFERPVYAGNAIATVKSNDSKKVITVRSTGFDALAYDGGSAAVKSISSVDHVGTSNYVGEELTVSERPELTSARVIVSGGRGMGSGENFAMLETLADKLGAAVGASRAAVDAGFVPNDYQVGQTGKIVAPELYIAVGISGAIQHLAGMKDSKVIVAINKDEEAPIFQVADYGLVADLFKVIPELNEAL; from the coding sequence ATGACGACTTTAGTAATTGCAGAACACAATAACGAGCAGGCTCAAGCTTCGACTTTTAATACCATTGCCGCAGCTAGCCAATTGTCTGGCGATACGGTGGTTTTGGTTGCTGGGCATGACTGCCAAGCGGTGGCCGATCAATTAGCGCAAGCCGAAGGCGTGAATAAAGTCTTAGTGGCTGATGCTGAGCATTATGCGCATTTGTTGGCCGAAGACGTGGAAAAATTGGTGTTGTCGATGGCGGAGGATTATAGCCATATTTTAGCGCCAGCCTCGACCTTTGGTAAAAACTGTATGCCTCGAGTAGCGGCCTTGTTGGATGTTCAGCAAATTTCTGACATTACCAAAATTGATTCTGATGATACTTTCGAGCGTCCCGTGTATGCGGGTAACGCTATTGCCACGGTTAAATCAAACGATAGCAAGAAAGTGATTACGGTGCGTTCTACCGGTTTTGATGCCTTGGCTTATGACGGTGGCTCTGCGGCTGTTAAATCGATTTCATCAGTGGATCATGTTGGAACTTCAAACTATGTTGGCGAAGAACTAACGGTTTCTGAGCGTCCTGAGTTGACCTCTGCTCGCGTGATTGTTTCTGGTGGTCGTGGTATGGGTTCGGGTGAGAACTTTGCCATGTTAGAAACCTTAGCCGATAAACTCGGTGCAGCGGTTGGTGCTTCGCGTGCTGCGGTCGATGCTGGTTTTGTTCCGAATGATTACCAAGTAGGCCAAACCGGTAAAATTGTTGCTCCAGAGTTATATATTGCGGTGGGTATTTCAGGTGCTATCCAACATTTAGCGGGTATGAAAGACTCAAAAGTGATTGTGGCGATTAACAAAGATGAAGAAGCGCCCATTTTCCAAGTGGCTGACTATGGCTTGGTAGCTGATTTATTTAAAGTGATTCCAGAGCTAAACGAAGCGCTTTAA
- the ppnN gene encoding nucleotide 5'-monophosphate nucleosidase PpnN: MIQTIPVTEITAQSGLELLTNDEIKQLSKDTNGEQYLLLKKCILAVLNSGEATDDIYHVHQQLNSFDIEIIQLNKGLKLKIYNAPESAFVDGKMIQGLHQQVFSVLRDIVFLKQELEFNSRIDFKTKNGISNAIFHILRNAEAFRIGADPNMVVCWGGHSIPHHEYKYTKDVGYRLGLRNLSIITGCGIGAMKGPMKGALVGHSKQRVCDGRYVGITEPGIIAAESPNPIVNELIIMPDIEKRLEAFVRLGHGFVVFPGGAGTAEEILYILGILLNPKNKDIPFPLIFTGPIEAKAYFEQIDNFIGKTLGQEAQAKYQIIIDDPIAVAKATQQGIDEVRQYRKLKQDAYHYNWQLEIDWDFQEEFIPTHANMSQLDLKLDQPNHLLAANLRKAFSGIVAGNIKEQGIEEVKKHGPYQLFGDKEVMQSMDALLRSFIDQGRMKLEQKDYKPCFEIQ; this comes from the coding sequence ATGATACAAACCATTCCTGTCACCGAGATCACCGCCCAGTCCGGTTTAGAACTCCTTACCAACGACGAAATTAAACAGCTCAGCAAAGATACCAATGGTGAACAATATTTATTGTTAAAAAAGTGTATCTTGGCGGTACTCAATAGCGGCGAAGCCACCGATGATATTTATCACGTCCATCAACAATTGAATAGCTTCGATATCGAAATTATTCAGCTTAACAAAGGTTTAAAGCTAAAAATCTACAATGCACCTGAATCCGCATTTGTGGATGGCAAGATGATCCAAGGCTTACACCAACAAGTATTTAGTGTTTTACGAGATATCGTATTTTTAAAGCAAGAGTTGGAGTTTAACTCGCGCATCGATTTTAAAACTAAAAATGGGATCAGCAACGCAATTTTTCATATCCTACGCAACGCAGAAGCCTTCAGAATTGGCGCGGATCCCAATATGGTGGTCTGTTGGGGCGGTCACTCGATCCCGCATCATGAATACAAATACACTAAAGACGTCGGTTATCGCTTAGGATTGCGCAATTTGAGCATCATCACCGGTTGCGGCATTGGTGCCATGAAAGGCCCGATGAAAGGCGCTTTAGTCGGTCATTCCAAGCAACGGGTTTGTGATGGTCGTTATGTCGGGATCACCGAACCTGGCATTATCGCTGCTGAGTCGCCAAATCCTATCGTCAATGAGTTGATTATCATGCCGGACATTGAAAAGCGCTTGGAGGCTTTTGTACGGCTTGGTCATGGCTTTGTGGTTTTTCCTGGTGGCGCCGGAACCGCCGAAGAAATTCTATATATTTTGGGTATTTTACTGAATCCAAAAAATAAGGACATTCCCTTTCCTTTGATTTTTACAGGACCAATTGAAGCTAAAGCCTATTTTGAGCAAATTGATAACTTCATTGGCAAAACGCTAGGCCAAGAAGCCCAAGCGAAGTATCAAATTATTATCGATGATCCGATAGCGGTTGCTAAAGCTACACAACAAGGGATTGATGAAGTACGTCAATACCGCAAATTAAAACAAGACGCTTACCACTACAATTGGCAACTGGAAATCGATTGGGATTTCCAAGAAGAGTTTATCCCAACCCATGCAAACATGAGCCAACTTGACTTAAAGCTCGATCAGCCAAACCATTTGTTAGCAGCGAATTTACGCAAAGCTTTTTCTGGAATTGTTGCGGGCAATATCAAAGAGCAAGGTATTGAAGAAGTCAAAAAGCATGGACCCTATCAGCTCTTTGGCGATAAAGAAGTGATGCAATCTATGGACGCCCTGCTAAGAAGCTTTATCGATCAAGGGCGCATGAAGCTTGAGCAAAAAGACTACAAGCCTTGCTTTGAAATACAATAA